From a region of the Coffea arabica cultivar ET-39 chromosome 3e, Coffea Arabica ET-39 HiFi, whole genome shotgun sequence genome:
- the LOC113736507 gene encoding probable magnesium transporter NIPA2, with translation MGGISDNVKGLVLALSSSVFIGSSYIVKKKGLKNAGRNGTRAGSGGYSYLLEPWWWAGLITMIIGEIANFAAYAFAPAILVTPLGALSIIFSAVLAHFILKERLHIFGVVGCVLCLVGSTTIVIHAPIERDIESVKQVWQLATEPGFLVYSCVVVILVLILIFQYAPRYGQTHMVVFIGICSLTGSLTVMGVKAVAIALKLSFSGMNQFKYFQTWFFTLYVIGFCILQLNYLNKALDAFNTAVVSPVYYVMFTSLTILASIIMFKDWDSQNASQIVSEVCGFVTILSGTFLLHKTKDMGGVSSTSNTPVPSPVFLASRQNSSSIRSEL, from the exons ATGGGGGGAATATCTGATAACGTGAAAGGGCTTGTTTTAGCTCTTTCTTCCAGTGTTTTTATTGGTTCTAGTTATATTGTCAAGAAAAAAGGTCTCAAAAATGCCGGGAGAAATGGAACTCGAGCAG GTTCTGGAGGATACTCATACTTGCTGGAACCTTGGTGGTGGGCTGGGTTGATAACAA TGATCATTGGTGAGATAGCTAATTTTGCTGCCTATGCATTTGCTCCGGCAATCCTTGTGACTCCCTTGGGAGCTTTAAGCATTATTTTCAG TGCAGTTCTAGCACATTTTATTTTGAAGGAGAGACTTCATATCTTTGGCGTGGTAGGTTGTGTTCTCTGCCTGGTTGGTTCTACTACAATTGTTATACATGCTCCAATAGAAAGGGACATTGAATCTGTCAAACAAGTATGGCAACTTGCAACTGAGCCAG GATTCCTTGTCTACAGTTGTGTAGTTGTGATTCTGGTATTGATCCTAATTTTCCAGTATGCACCACGTTATGGGCAGACACATATGGTTGTCTTCATTGGAATTTGCTCACTCACTGGCTCTCTTACG GTTATGGGAGTCAAAGCTGTTGCAATTGCTCTCAAGCTGTCTTTCTCAGGAATGAATCAATTTAAATACTTCCAGACATGGTTTTTCACTTTGTATGTGATTGGGTTTTGTATTTTGCAGCTGAATTACTTGAACAAG GCACTGGATGCCTTTAATACAGCTGTGGTGTCCCCAGTATACTATGTTATGTTTACATCCCTAACCATCCTAGCTAGCATTATAATGTTTAAG GACTGGGACAGTCAAAATGCATCGCAAATTGTCTCCGAAGTATGTGGCTTTGTGACTATCCTGTCTGGGACATTCCTTCTCCACAAGACCAAGGACATGGGAGGTGTTAGCAGTACCAGTAACACGCCCGTGCCATCTCCTGTATTCCTGGCATCACGCCAGAATTCAAGTTCCATACGGTCTGAGCTTTGA